In Argiope bruennichi chromosome X1, qqArgBrue1.1, whole genome shotgun sequence, the genomic stretch atgtTACATTTTGTTAGTGTTGTACTTGCTcatagctttatatatatatatatatatatatatatataatgaagttttcttaaaacataaaaaaacgctttgcatttgctttcattttatttttagagataatttcgaatgaaaatttcaaacattttctgcATCTGCGTCTCATCTAAATTCatctcattaatttataaaaattaaatatattaaatataatatatttagcgattttattataaaaaataaaatcgctaAAAGTAATCgttaatggaagaaaaattggctaatctctatataaaattaaatattaaaatatccctaaaaatttataattgttatctaaataaaattttaattaagaaagcctattaaacaataagaataactgccatcttattttaattatatttattttaactatatttcattATATGCTTTATCATTTATTAGACTTAAATTTAACAAGttataaaacaaagtttttatgattattttttgtaaatttatagcTGTATTTAGCTTCTTGATATTGAAATCCGAGCATTTTGATTACGTTGGGCTGAAAAAGGTTAAAATTAAACTCCTACAGAATACaacttaaatacaaatttcatatctAATTCAATGGATATTTTggttgaaaatagttttaactcTTAAGACTTTACACATCTTTTTAAGACCATctcaatagttatttttgttgttgttctgaTGAGTAAACtggagaaaaataatatgaatgtgcACATAGGTAGCCTTTGCTAAAAATTGTCGCTTGgcctttatatttaatctttcagattttcaaattattttttaaatgtatataaattaatcggttgtttatcttaaattatttattatctatttaattattttataaacaaatattttgataattgtttgatattgtaaaaaaatgtgtaaattaatttcctttttgtattGATAATGATCCGttgaaaatgaatgaacaatACAGTCTACGTTATACTTTCATCTAGTCTTGCTTACCTGAATATTTCtgcaaaaagcaatttttaaaaaaagtatagtaaatGAAGTGGTTCAATCTACGGTTTAATAACTAATGAATGTCCGGtgatattaatgttaaaaaaacacattttagcaAGTTTTAGGTCTTCAACGATGCACTGAGGCAATCTGCTAAACACTCTTAAGTTTTGATCTTCCAACTTATTTTCGGAAAAAGTTTATTTCAGAGATGTTAAATGCTTTTGGAAACATGTCTAAAATGAATAGTGAGTATAATACCTAAAGCAAACGTTTAACACTCTCAACATTTATCATACTTTTCGAATATCATTCTACtgttattcaatttcaaaaatttaaattatccattagcttaattttaaaagaCTTAGTAAtcgaatatatcaaaattaaacatattttccttCAAGGATTCTGCTATCTTTACTGTAACTAATCAATTGTGAGcattaattaaacttattaatcatatttacaatCAATTATGCGCATTAGTAATATTTACAacactatttaatattaatttctcttttatatgtgaatgtttcaaacatttttacatCTATTACGCATTTATATGCcccaaaattaattcatttctaaagGAAACAACACatgttactaattttttaattctatttcacagaaatatgattaaaaattgtttttttaaagattaaaacttctttaaggattatataataatttttattgcaatcataAACTGTTCTAGAATATATTTTGACAAGAACTAAGTCATTAGCTgctaaaacaattttcttatatgaatgaatattatttgtttatttaaagtgCATTGAAGCGgaattatttctcttattttactaTAACAGTGtgtttcaaatcataaaataacttCTTTCACAAATCCCATTGATTACTACAATGTATTCGGAACCGAAATTTCAGATAATCGAAAGAATTGTAACAAAAAAttgcactttcatttttgttgtcTTTTCAGAACATTTCTTTCCAAGAAGGACTAAATCAAAAAGTTGAAATGCACCCTACCATCTATCAGATGTCTCTTCCAGAAGGTTCGAGTAGCTGTCGCTCTGATACTACACTTCATTATATCACAGATGTTAGAGACAGGTTACCGTTCGCGGCATCTTCAACCTCTGGATAACACTCATTGCTTATTCTTTGCTTCATCTACAGTCGACAAACATCCCCATTTCCGATTTATCGATAAGCTAGCCTCATGCTTAAACTCGCAATCTATCTGATCCCTCAAGTCACCTGGGCCCatccttccttttttttccattttttttttaatgcatacacttgaaaataaaattcttggcAGTCTGCTTTCGTCGGAGGGAgtaatcctttttcttttaaaaccttTGCCCCTAGActttatataaagagaaaaaatgaacTGCATTGAAATAGTTTTCCAACTTTTTCAACCTCTCTGAGTGATCCCGTCGAAGGAAAAtttgcttcttttctttttttaccatctttgcttgaaattttaaaattttctgtgtcGTATATTGTATTCCcaagaaaataatgttattttcagCATTGCCGAGTTATACATTCAAGAAAGAGTAACGGATGGTGATTATGGAAATGTATGAAAGTCTTGTAAAAACTGTGCGTCTTCACTACTAAACAGATAATATTAATTCTTAGACTACAATTTTTGCGAGAATGTATTTTGCCATTGCGTTTGATGGTACTATGTGAAGATTTACTTGTGATTAACAGATCCCATTTTAGATATCTACCcactttaaaaatcaattttccgctgaaatgtataaatattttttattgtttcctttcAAGCTCATACTTccaaaaatgcttatattttatatttacggCACCCAGAAGGAAAATTAACGTTTAACTGAAAACTGTGAACAAAAtaggaaatttctttaaattaaccGAAAGTGGAACTCTTGGGAAGGAATTTTAGTGTTTTTAACAGaatcaatgaaaatttgttttaattttctctttgttttttttcttcaattattcatGTATGTCAACTGTTTTTGAATGTTTACactgtggtgatgttcatgtagagtgtagtaTAAAGTATTTCATcgccattagaaaaataaactctttattacactaactactatcggaacatcgctgcttagcgcacgtatacacagaacggggattccccgggggAAGTaataacatagattgtattagggaaagtagataggtaacgctttagaatgacatgattaaagatggcgctacgatcactacatgagTATCCCCCTAGTGAACAAGGAGAACGACAAATGTAATAATACAGGATAATTATgcgcgcataaaaataaaacatcacataatacaataagtataatataggataatgatttcaaatggtaaataaaaattgaagtaaatagatgcaataatatatgaaatacataaaattacagttacaatatatatatatgcataacaatttatatctcagtaattaatctcgttggaaaatggacatgacgtccactacgagtggtagttggttttgtcggtaattgttcatttttagaagaaagttcaCCTTGAGTTTTATGAATAGTTGCAGGTACAGAAGGTAACGAGTCATTAGATCCTGTCAACACATATGCAGGTTTGACACGGTCTATggaaactgttacatttttattattaacttttaatacaaaagttttatctttcctgctgattacaaggtgtggaccagtgtaaggaggtgaaagaggaggtttaacactgtccactctcaaaaatacatgagagcaagtacttaaggatggatgaatataaataggtttaaccgagtGTCTAGACGTAGAGATAGGATTTATAGATTGCATTAGTGCTTTGAATTTTTGATACATAAGTATCTGTTGGTACTGATAGATCTACTTTTGAGGTTAAAATGTCAGAAGGCAATCTGAGAGTTGTACCAAAGACTAATTCAGCACATGTGGCATTTATGTCCGGTTTAATTGCAGATCGAATTCCGAGTAAAACTATGGGAATAGTTTCAGTCCAGTTTGGTTGACAATGGGCTATAATAGAACTCTTAAGATCCCTGTGGAAACGTTCCACAAGTCCATTGGATTGGGGATGGTAGGAAGTTGTGCGGATTCGATTTGtacccaaaatattattcaaatgtctaaatagatgtgaatcaaaatttttaccttgatctgtagttatagttactggacaaccgaaacgagatatccaattatgaattagggctttacatgttgtttcagcagttatatctgaagtaggaatagcttccggccatctggtaaatcggtcaactattgtcatacaatatttataaccatcagatagtgggagtggtcctatgaaatcaatatttatatgggcaaatcgagcatctggcaaagcgaaagtgcctataggagattttgtatgtttttgaattttagaacgttggcaattatgacaagattgaacagaatttttaataaatgaattcatgtttggccaaaaataacgtttagtaatcagctttcttgttgctcgaatgccaggatgagaaagattgtgaatattttcaaaaactattgaacgaaaagaatttggaatgtacggacgaggtgaattagtagataagtcacaatacaaggttacatcctctaagggaaaatattgcttttctattttgcaatttgaagacttcagatattctttaagttcagaatcatttaactgtgcaagtgagatgtcattaaaatttaaatttttctttgaaattgaattgatttcaatgcgAGACAATGCATCTGCAACAATGTTTTCTGTACCCTTGACATAACGAATATCGGTAGAAAATTGGGATATGAAGTCTAAATGTCTCAGTTGACGAGGTGAGCATTTATCCGGCTTTTGCTTAAAGGCTTCAGTAAGGGGTCTTTGAtcagtatagattgaaaattccctaccttcaagcatgtatcgaaatttttttatggaagcataaatagcaagaagttctctgtcgtatgttgaccaattagtttgacttttagaaagtttcattgagaagaatgcaatgggttcccaaattccatttgaaagttgatttaaagagcttccgatagcaaataaggatgcatcagtccacagacttaaaggagctccaggaatcggatgtttgagtagggtagcttcggcaagagctttcttagcattagaaaatgccttatcagcttcctcagaccattgcagagtagtttcagatttttttgctggccgtggtgatttctttttgttagtatggccttcaagaaacttaatcaaaggtgataatatgtgagctgccttgggaagaaatctgcggtaaaagttaaacatacccaaaaatctacgaagttgagtaagggtagtgggtcgtgggaattcttgaattgcactaactcgatcaggaattggagaaataccttctttggaaactttaaatcctaaaaaatctagggtaggaacaccaaatgtacacttagaagatttaattgtaagtccataatggtctaattttgaaaagagagctctgagatgttgtctatgctcttcgattgattttgaggcaattaataaatcgtcaataaaagcatacacaccatctaaatctctagtaacttcatcaataaatctctgaaaggtacttgatgcattgcacaaaccaaattgcatccgagtgctctcgaagagtccgaacggagtacaaatagctgttttatgaacgtcctcgggagcaatcggaatttgatgaaaagcttttactaaatcaatatgagaaaaaattgtggttccatgtagttcgctagtaaaatccaaaacactgggaatcggatatttgtcctttttggtctgagcattaagagctctaaaatcaccaacaggacgccaatcgtcacttccctttttcggaaccatatgtagaggagaggcataattgctgttggatggccgcatatggcctaaatccaacatatgctgaaattccattttagcgatttttaagcGATCGGGTGCTAGCCTACGAGGTTTAGCATAAACAGGAGaaccaaaagtttcaatatgatgcataacagaatgttttacagtttggtttgcacatggagctttaacaatattaggaaaatcattcaataactttgaaaaatcatcattacaaaatacagattttacagaatgagcatcagtattattaagaatagcatgagcatttatatgtgtatacatatcatttaaacaacgatttcttaaattaggtTGCAAAAAGTCTGATGTAAAAAGTCTGcaccaataattgcagttttaatatcacaaacataaaaaggataaacaaattgttttcttaaacctaaatctaaagataataacttttgtttataaacatttatgatggaaccatttgctgcaaagaatttttgaatcggaatacacagtttatcatttctagtcgcaggaatcaaactacaatcactgccagtgtcaacaagaaaatttacatttgattttctatcgcGAACAAAAAGGCGACGAGAACTACTGGGCGAGGCGTATGTCGCCGCTACTCCTTGCCGTTGTGATTTGGCTGATAATTGCAAGGCGGAATGCATTTTTGTGCTTTGGAGTCGTACTTCCGATGATACCAACAGATATCATCATTACTGGCAGGGCTTTTCCGTCGAAAACGAGGTTGGCGATTCCGTGAATGACTTCTGGAATGGCGACGcatctgtgcaatttctttacgcaacattttaatttctgataacagttcagaatcagctgtagcagttgcatttgaaacagcacttacctggtttggtgttatatccagtattttgtcggctatttcagaggctttttgaggtgtcaaaggttgtattgaggcaagaatcgattgcacattagatggtagttgctgaagaaataattccaGTAAGAGAGAATCGGCAATATTGTGACTTTCGGCACGtctttgcataattcttaacAGCTCGGACGGCTTTCTATCATGCAACTGCTCTCCAGCCAATAACTTACGAATTTCCTGAGATTTTGATTCTCCGCATCGGGAAATTATCTCAGATTTAAGTTGGCTGTAAGGGTCAGTTGCATCTGGCGAAAGAATGATATCGCGCACAGTTATTGCGATTTCTGGAGGCAAGGTGCTCACGCAGTAGTTGAATTTAGTGCGAGAAGCTGTAATTGCCTTTGGAATAGCCAATTCAAATGTTGACTCTACCATCGTAAACCAAAGTGAAGGGTCGGACGGAAT encodes the following:
- the LOC129958960 gene encoding uncharacterized protein LOC129958960, which translates into the protein MMEEISAVKMPNFIPSDPSLWFTMVESTFELAIPKAITASRTKFNYCVSTLPPEIAITVRDIILSPDATDPYSQLKSEIISRCGESKSQEIRKLLAGEQLHDRKPSELLRIMQRRAESHNIADSLLLELFLQQLPSNVQSILASIQPLTPQKASEIADKILDITPNQVSAVSNATATADSELLSEIKMLRKEIAQMRRHSRSHSRNRQPRFRRKSPASNDDICWYHRKYDSKAQKCIPPCNYQPNHNGKE